One Mesoplodon densirostris isolate mMesDen1 chromosome X, mMesDen1 primary haplotype, whole genome shotgun sequence genomic region harbors:
- the HNRNPH2 gene encoding heterogeneous nuclear ribonucleoprotein H2 gives MMLSTEGREGFVVKVRGLPWSCSADEVMRFFSDCKIQNGTSGIRFIYTREGRPSGEAFVELESEDEVKLALKKDRETMGHRYVEVFKSNSVEMDWVLKHTGPNSPDTANDGFVRLRGLPFGCSKEEIVQFFSGLEIVPNGMTLPVDFQGRSTGEAFVQFASQEIAEKALKKHKERIGHRYIEIFKSSRAEVRTHYDPPRKLMAMQRPGPYDRPGAGRGYNSIGRGAGFERMRRGAYGGGYGGYDDYGGYNDGYGFGSDRFGRDLNYCFSGMSDHRYGDGGSSFQSTTGHCVHMRGLPYRATENDIYNFFSPLNPMRVHIEIGPDGRVTGEADVEFATHEDAVAAMAKDKANMQHRYVELFLNSTAGTSGGAYDHSYVELFLNSTAGASGGAYGSQMMGGMGISNQSSYGGPASQQLSGGYGGGYGGQSSMSGYDQVLQENSSDYQSNLA, from the coding sequence ATGATGCTGAGCACAGAAGGCAGGGAGGGGTTCGTGGTGAAGGTCAGGGGCCTGCCCTGGTCCTGCTCAGCTGATGAAGTGATGCGCTTCTTCTCCGATTGCAAAATCCAAAATGGCACATCAGGTATTCGTTTCATCTACACCAGAGAAGGCAGACCAAGTGGTGAAGCGTTTGTCGAACTTGAGTCCGAAGATGAAGTGAAATTGGCTCTGAAGAAGGACAGAGAAACCATGGGACACAGATACGTTGAAGTGTTCAAGTCCAACAGTGTTGAAATGGATTGGGTGTTGAAGCATACAGGTCCAAATAGTCCTGATACTGCCAATGATGGCTTCGTCCGGCTTAGAGGACTCCCATTTGGCTGTAGCAAGGAAGAGATTGTTCAGTTCTTTTCTGGGTTGGAAATTGTGCCAAATGGGATGACACTGCCGGTGGACTTTCAGGGGCGGAGCACAGGGGAGGCCTTTGTGCAATTTGCTTCACAGGAGATAGCTGAAAAGGCCTTAAAGAAACACAAGGAGAGAATAGGGCACAGGTACATTGAAATCTTCAAGAGTAGCCGAGCTGAAGTGCGAACCCACTACGATCCCCCTCGAAAGCTCATGGCTATGCAGCGACCGGGTCCCTATGATAGgccaggggctggcagggggTATAATAGCATTGGCAGAGGGGCTGGGTTTGAAAGGATGAGGCGGGGTGCCTATGGTGGAGGGTATGGAGGCTATGATGACTATGGTGGCTATAATGATGGGTATGGCTTTGGGTCTGATAGATTTGGAAGAGACCTCAATTACTGTTTTTCAGGAATGTCTGATCATAGATATGGAGATGGTGGGTCCAGTTTTCAGAGCACCACAGGGCACTGTGTACACATGAGGGGATTACCTTACAGAGCCACTGAGAAtgatatttacaattttttctcACCTCTTAACCCCATGAGAGTACACATTGAAATTGGACCCGATGGCAGAGTTACTGGTGAGGCAGATGTTGAATTTGCTACTCATGAAGATGCTGTGGCAGCTATGGCAAAAGACAAAGCTAACATGCAACACAGATATGTGGAGCTCTTCTTGAATTCTACCGCAGGCACAAGTGGGGGTGCTTATGATCACAGCTACGTAGAGCTCTTTTTGAATTCTACAGCAGGGGCAAGTGGTGGTGCTTATGGTAGCCAAATGATGGGAGGGATGGGCATATCCAACCAGTCTAGTTACGGAGGCCCTGCTAGCCAGCAGCTGAGTGGTGGTTACGGAGGTGGTTATGGTGGTCAGAGCAGTATGAGTGGATATGACCAAGTTCTGCAGGAAAACTCCAGTGACTATCAATCAAACCTCGCTTAG